The Manihot esculenta cultivar AM560-2 chromosome 1, M.esculenta_v8, whole genome shotgun sequence genome has a window encoding:
- the LOC110618103 gene encoding putative glucose-6-phosphate 1-epimerase: MNHSGAASDQKAAAVEVSKDRNGIDQIVLSNPRGASARVSFYGGQVLSWTTDQGEELLFTSSKAIFKPPNPVRGGIPICFPQFGNRGALEQHGFARKKIWLIDENPPPLPHNDSNGKAYVDLILRPSEEDLKIWPHSFEFRLRVSLSADGNLTLLSRIRNINSKPFSFSIAYHTYFAISDISEVRVEGLETLDYLDNLCQRERFTEQGDTLTFESEVDRVYLSSSDVAVFDHERKRTFLIRKEGLPDVVVWNPWEKKSKSMVDFGDEEYKQMLCIDGAEIEKPITLKPGEEWTGRLELSTVSSS, encoded by the exons ATGAATCATTCTGGAGCAGCCTCTGATCAGAAAGCAGCAGCAGTTGAAGTGTCAAAAGATAGAAATGGAATTGATCAAATTGTGCTGAGTAATCCTCGAGGAGCTTCAGCTCGG GTTAGCTTCTATGGAGGACAAGTTCTCTCATGGACGACTGATCAGGGAGAAGAACTGCTATTCACTAGTAGTAag GCAATTTTCAAGCCACCAAACCCAGTCCGAGGAGGAATTCCCATTTGCTTTCCCCAG TTTGGAAATCGGGGAGCGTTGGAGCAACATGGGTTTGCTAGGAAGAAAATTTGGTTGATTGATGAGAATCCACCCCCATTGCCTCACAATGATTCCAATGGTAAAGCCTATGTTGACTTGATACTCAGGCCATCTGAAGAAGATCTAAAGATCTGGCCACACAG TTTCGAGTTTCGTCTCAGGGTGTCTTTGTCAGCAGATGGAAATCTAACCTTGCTATCCCGCATCAGGAATATTAACAGCAAGCCATTTAGTTTCTCCATTGCTTATCACACATATTTCGCGATCTCAGACATTAG TGAAGTAAGGGTTGAAGGGCTGGAAACTCTTGACTATCTTGACAACCTGTGCCAAAGAGAACGCTTCACAGAACAAGGAGATACCTTGACATTTGAATCCGAG GTGGACAGAGTTTATCTCAGTTCTTCAGATGTTGCTGTTTTTGATCACGAAAGAAAGCGCACattcttaataagaaaagaAGGACTTCCAGATGTTG TGGTGTGGAATCCATGGGAGAAGAAATCAAAGTCCATGGTAGATTTCGGAGATGAAGAGTATAAGCAGATGCTGTGTATTGATGGGGCAGAAATAGAGAAGCCAATAACACTGAAGCCAGGAGAGGAATGGACAGGTAGATTAGAACTCTCTACTGTCTCTTCCAGTTGA